In Symmachiella dynata, the following are encoded in one genomic region:
- a CDS encoding FkbM family methyltransferase — protein MFDITSILGDALSEISIVDIGAMDVGGDTSFQSLLDRGLAHLVGFEPIEEECEKLNQQSADHLTYLPNFVGDGKVHPFYITQAAMSSSLYEPNLPLLGHFQHLEEYMRVVQTAQVQTRRLDEISEVGDVDLLKVDVDGAELDVFRGASRVLKDTLVVQTEVHFVPLYKQAPLFADVDSHLREQGFLFHQFEGHAGRAFKPLMLSNQPYRGFGQWLWADAVYVKSFESFGELAAEKLLNLAVILHEVYRSYDMAALALQHYDALTGCNIQQIYLNRLAGGDTAAA, from the coding sequence ATGTTTGATATCACGTCCATACTGGGCGACGCGCTTTCGGAAATCTCCATCGTCGATATCGGTGCGATGGATGTCGGTGGCGATACGTCGTTTCAGTCGCTGCTCGATCGCGGTTTAGCACATCTGGTGGGATTCGAACCGATTGAAGAGGAATGCGAAAAGCTGAATCAACAATCGGCGGACCATTTGACGTATTTGCCGAATTTTGTGGGCGACGGCAAAGTCCATCCGTTTTACATCACCCAGGCAGCGATGTCCTCGTCGTTGTACGAACCCAATCTACCGCTGTTGGGCCACTTCCAGCACTTAGAAGAATACATGAGGGTCGTGCAGACCGCACAGGTGCAGACGCGGCGGTTGGATGAAATCTCCGAAGTGGGTGACGTGGACCTGCTGAAGGTCGATGTCGATGGCGCGGAGCTGGATGTTTTTCGCGGCGCGTCACGCGTGCTGAAAGATACACTCGTGGTGCAAACCGAAGTCCATTTCGTGCCACTCTACAAACAAGCGCCGTTGTTCGCCGATGTTGATAGCCATTTGCGCGAGCAGGGATTTTTGTTTCACCAATTCGAAGGACATGCGGGTCGCGCGTTTAAACCGTTGATGCTCAGCAATCAACCGTATCGCGGATTTGGACAATGGCTGTGGGCCGATGCGGTTTATGTCAAAAGTTTTGAGTCCTTTGGTGAATTGGCGGCGGAAAAACTCCTCAATCTGGCGGTGATCCTGCACGAGGTCTATCGCTCCTACGATATGGCGGCGTTGGCGCTGCAGCATTACGACGCATTGACCGGCTGCAACATTCAACAGATCTATCTGAACCGGCTCGCCGGCGGTGACACCGCTGCGGCCTGA
- a CDS encoding RluA family pseudouridine synthase: MNVPESPEPISLAVEDRAHGWRLDHYLTRLYPNFSRSAFQKSISAGTILVNGLEAKPAHRLRVNDILSVQLPTVTDGGIPAENIPLSIIHEDDSLVVINKQAGMIVHPGRGNPHGTLAAALQYHFDSLSDVAGRFRPGIVHRLDRDTSGLLVVAKDNQVHNRLSSQFERREVKKVYHAIVWGEVELDSDYIETHVRVHSKNREKMTICPPGGEAREAVTFYEVIERFRGFTHVRLHPRTGRTHQLRVHMQYLGHSLVADRLYGGHAKLDLERLVTGEKFAAAGYTSEHADDETSSGRRASLISRQALHARRLSFTHPADGQWCEFEAPLPSDMQALLNALHEHRAK, encoded by the coding sequence ATGAATGTCCCCGAATCGCCTGAGCCGATTTCTCTGGCCGTGGAAGACCGCGCGCATGGTTGGCGGCTCGATCACTATCTGACCCGGCTGTATCCCAACTTTAGCCGCTCCGCATTCCAAAAATCGATCTCCGCCGGAACGATCTTGGTCAATGGTCTGGAAGCCAAACCAGCCCATCGTTTGCGGGTCAATGACATTCTGTCGGTCCAACTGCCAACAGTGACCGACGGCGGAATCCCGGCTGAGAACATCCCGCTCTCGATCATTCACGAAGACGACTCGCTGGTTGTCATCAACAAACAGGCCGGCATGATTGTGCACCCCGGCCGCGGCAATCCGCACGGGACGTTGGCAGCGGCGCTGCAATATCATTTTGATTCGCTGAGCGATGTCGCCGGCCGTTTTCGTCCCGGAATTGTGCATCGCTTGGACCGGGACACCAGCGGGTTGTTGGTGGTGGCGAAGGACAATCAGGTCCATAATCGTTTGAGCAGCCAGTTTGAACGCCGCGAAGTGAAAAAAGTGTATCACGCGATCGTGTGGGGCGAAGTCGAACTCGATAGCGACTATATTGAGACCCACGTGCGGGTACATTCCAAGAATCGTGAGAAAATGACGATCTGCCCGCCCGGCGGCGAAGCGCGCGAGGCGGTGACGTTTTACGAGGTCATTGAGCGTTTTCGCGGCTTTACGCATGTGCGATTGCACCCCCGCACGGGACGCACGCACCAATTGCGAGTGCACATGCAATACCTGGGACATTCGCTTGTCGCCGACCGTCTCTACGGCGGACATGCCAAGTTGGACCTGGAACGGCTCGTTACAGGTGAGAAATTTGCCGCAGCCGGTTACACTAGTGAACATGCCGATGATGAAACTTCCAGCGGGCGGCGTGCCTCGCTCATCAGCCGGCAGGCATTGCATGCCCGGCGGTTGTCATTCACACATCCAGCCGACGGACAATGGTGCGAGTTTGAAGCTCCATTGCCCAGCGACATGCAAGCCTTGTTGAACGCCCTTCACGAACATAGAGCGAAATAG
- a CDS encoding fumarylacetoacetate hydrolase family protein — MRVATIQLADQSTHLALIEEKRVRMLDLMQVDNCHNLADLLHSPDPIGLAKYLIDQKAAPIGIEEVNFRAPVDRQEIWAAGVTYKRSQVARMEESDTAASHYDRVYTADRPELFFKATPSRVSGPGEPVRVRFDSGWSVPEPELALMVSPEKKLVGLTIGNDMSARDIEGENPLYLPQAKFYNQCCGLGPCVLIPEEPIDRAGTSIVLSIKRGGNEVFSGETNVDQMARSFEDLISWLGKENDFPHGAILLTGTGIVPPDEFTLEHGDEVAITITGIGTLVNPVVKD; from the coding sequence ATGCGAGTGGCAACGATTCAACTGGCCGACCAATCGACTCATCTGGCCTTGATTGAAGAGAAACGCGTGCGGATGTTGGACCTGATGCAGGTCGACAATTGTCACAATCTCGCCGATTTGCTGCATAGCCCCGATCCAATCGGGCTGGCCAAATATCTCATCGACCAAAAAGCAGCTCCGATTGGAATCGAAGAGGTCAACTTTCGCGCACCTGTCGATCGCCAAGAAATCTGGGCCGCCGGTGTGACCTACAAACGCAGCCAAGTCGCACGGATGGAAGAATCGGATACGGCTGCGTCTCACTACGACCGCGTCTACACCGCCGATCGACCGGAGTTATTTTTCAAAGCCACCCCCAGCCGCGTCTCCGGACCGGGCGAACCAGTCCGCGTTCGCTTTGATAGCGGATGGTCCGTCCCCGAACCTGAGTTGGCGCTGATGGTCTCGCCGGAAAAGAAACTCGTCGGTTTGACAATCGGCAACGACATGTCCGCCCGGGACATTGAAGGCGAAAACCCGCTCTACCTGCCCCAGGCAAAATTCTACAACCAATGCTGCGGCTTGGGACCATGTGTCCTGATCCCGGAAGAACCAATCGACCGCGCCGGCACTAGTATTGTCCTGTCGATCAAACGAGGCGGCAACGAAGTCTTCTCTGGCGAGACCAACGTCGATCAAATGGCCCGCAGCTTCGAAGATCTCATCAGTTGGCTGGGAAAAGAAAACGACTTCCCCCACGGCGCGATCCTGCTCACCGGCACCGGCATCGTCCCGCCGGATGAATTCACATTAGAGCATGGTGACGAAGTCGCAATCACCATCACCGGCATCGGCACGCTCGTCAATCCGGTCGTGAAGGACTGA